A stretch of the Papaver somniferum cultivar HN1 chromosome 6, ASM357369v1, whole genome shotgun sequence genome encodes the following:
- the LOC113285526 gene encoding clathrin interactor EPSIN 2-like — MENYQQTRPTAPATSPAATLSVPAGVPVEPQQKDSKFETKSTVCADTLSRGLVNLNISGRLKPILWRKLELISVHHREKREKAVHTNGRNVYKFSTY; from the exons ATGGAGAATTACCAGCAGACAAGACCTACAGCACCAGCAACTTCACCGGCAGCCACTCTTTCCGTTCCAGCAGGAGTACCTGTGGAACCTCAACAGAAGGACAGCAAATTTGAGACCAAATCAACAGTTTGTGCTGATACACTTAGCCGAGGGCTTGTAAATTTGAACATATCTGGACGT CTAAAACCAATCCTCTGGCGGAAATTGGAGTTAATTTCTGTCCATCACagggagaagagagagaaagctGTCCATACAAACGGCCGTAACGTCTATAAATTCTCGACGTATTAA